Below is a genomic region from Marinobacter salarius.
CGAGCCGGCCCTGACCGACGAAGAGCGTGCACGGGCATCCAGAATGCTCGATGGCGATGATTCGAGCCGCACCTGATTTCAAACAACACTCTTTCTCAACCGGATTAATGACCGTTCTATGACACAGACCTTCTGGCTGACGGCCGCTGTATTAATCGTACTTGCCCTGGCGTTTGTAGTGGCGCCGTTGTTCCTGCACCGTTCCGGCCGGCGCGCGGAAATGGATCTGCGCAACCAGAACCTGCTGGCATATCGCAGCCGAATGGCGGAACTTGATCGCGAGTTTGACGCCGGCGCGCTGGACGAGGAAAGCTATCAACAACTCCGGGAAGAGCTGGCCGGCAGCATGCTCGATGATGTCCCGGATGCTGAACGTGGCGTTATTGACTCACCGGACCGGGCCAGGGGCGGGAAAAGCGCCATCGTCATTGCGATTGCCAGCCTCGCGGTGATTCCTGCCGCTGCGGTATTCCTGTACGGACAGTGGGGCGCTATGGACGACGTCGAGCAGTTCCGCGCCATGCAGGAAATGATGGCAGCTGACAGCGATCGCGTGGGCCAGATGCAGGAACTGACGGCTCAGCTTCGCGAGCGGTTGGAGGACAATCCGGAGAACACCGATGGCTGGGCCATGCTGGGGCGTAGCTATATGCGCATTGAGCAGTATGAGGACGCAGCGTGGGCCTTCGAACGGCTGGCAAAGAGTATTGAGGATGATGAGAGCGGCAAAGCTGTCGCCTGGGGATTGTCAGCCCAGGCTGCATTTTTCCTGAGCGAGGGTGACCTCAACCCAGCGGTGTCGAACGCCATTGAAAAAGCCAGGTCGCTGAATCCGGACGAGGTCAATTCCCTTGGCCTACTCGGTATCCATGCATTTAGCCAGCAGAACTTTGAGGAGGCGATCCGGTATTGGGAGCGCATCGTGTCGGTGGCGCCCAATCATCCCCAGATTGCCTCCATCCGCCAGGGCATTGAGCAGGCCTATCAGCGCCTGGGTCGGGAGATGCCACAGGAGCAGCCGCCAGAGGTATCCGGGGCCGGCGTGACCGTCCGGGTGGAAATAGACGAAGCATTCCAGGGCGAGATTCCTGACGACACCACCCTATTTGTTCTGGCGCGTCGGGCGAATGTCCAGAGCGGGCCACCGCTGGCTGTGGCACGGCTGAGTGCGGGACAGTTACCGATGGAGATACGATTGGACGACCGCTTCAATATGTCCGCGAATGCAAAGCTGTCGGAGGCGGGTGAAGTGCGCCTGCAAGCGCGGCTGTCGCGCTCTGGCAACGCCAGGCCCCAGGCGGGTGACTGGCAAGGCGAGGTGGATCAGCCGGTGCCGGTGGGTGAAGGCGAAAACGAGCCTGTTACCCTGGTGATCGACACCCAGCTGGTGCAATGATCTGTCACCGGCTGGTGCTCAGGCCCTGCGGGTAGAGCGGCGGCAGCTGATCCCCGGGAGCCGATTCACTGGCGGTTCCACGCACGCGGATCAGCGCTGCCACAAGCCGTTCTCCCTGCCACGGCTCTGACGTGGCCGATTCACCGGGTGTCCCGAATAATCGCTGTTGAAGCTGTTCGATCTCGGCGGCCAGTTCCGTGTCGTCCAGAAAACGGTTCACATCCGTTACGCTTTGGAAGGTGCGTTCCGGATGCCTTTGAGACATCCAGCGCACAAGCCGGTCGGTGGTTTTGGGCGATCCCGCCTGCGCTGCCTCGCACAGATCCCGGAATAGCCCCTTTTCCCGGTTGTCCCCCTGACTCGCCACGACCTTGCCAGCACTGGTGCGGCGCCTGCTGTACCACCAGGCCGCCAGTGTAATCAGCCAGCCCGCCAGGACGGTCAGGGTGGCTAACGGCCAGAATCCGACACCGGATTCCCCGTCAGGCTCATTTGATATCGGGTCATTGTTGGGCTTGGTACCCGCTTCCGAGGCGTCTTCCAGTTTATCGGGCACCGAGTCGATCTGGCCGGGAATCCCCTCAACAACCAGCGTGTGTGCAGGAATAACCGCTACTTTTTCGCTGTCGCTTTCAGTATCCCACCAGGGGATCCGGATTTCGGGCAATGTTAACTTTCCTGGCTGCACCGGTACCAGTGCCGTGGTCTGGGTCAGTGTCGAGGCCAGCCCGTCGGGGCCAGGCGTGGTCGTGCGCTCGGGCTTCTCCGGGTAGGCCCGTATGCTATCGGGTGTCTGTTCCGGGAACGGAGGTAAGGATTCGGCAGGCAGGCCCTCCGCCCTCATGGTGAGGCTTCTGGTGAGATTCTGGCCCGCTGTCAGGTTCTGGTTTCGTGGCAGTCCGGACTGATCCAGCTCCAGCGTGCGGGCGGGCAACCAGGTGTCTCCGCTGAATCCCGCTGGCACACCCTTGACGGTGATATCAAACAGGTTGGCGCTGTCGCGCAGAAACTTCAGTTGGCCCTGCTCATTCCGGGCCTGGCCCTCAAAACGGATGGGTTGCAGGCTGAGTTGTCCCTCCCTCTGGGGAAACAGTGCGTAACGGCGCTCAACCACACGATAGCGAACACCGTCCCGGTAGCGGGTGTACTCGTTCTGCTTGCCCAGCGATTCGACAATGGCATTCGGGTGCTCCGGCTCGGAGAGCTCGCCGCGAATGAGGTTACCGGTGAAAAACAGTTTGATGGTGAACACCAGTTGTTCCTGGACATACACCTCCTCCTTGTCCGCGGCCAGCTCGATAAAGCTGTCCCTCTCGGCGTCGGGCTCCTGATCGGGTGGGGTGCCGCTGATCACCTTGATGGCGACCGGGGCTGAGCGGGCGTCGCGGAAGCTCAGGGATGGAATGGTCAGCTTGCCTGTCTTTTTGGGCGCGAGCTGGTAAGTCCATGTGATCTCGCCCATCATCTCATTGTTGACGGTGCGGATAGAGTATTGCTGATTGCGGGCGAGAATCTCGAAGTCGCCTTCCACCTTTTCGATGTCCGGTTTTGGCAGGTTCGACAAGTCAAAATCGAACAGGTTTCCCAGATTGATATCGATTTTGGTGCTGCCCTTGACGCTCAGGGTAAGCACTTCTCCTTCGTAAAGGCGGGTTCTGTCGGGTTCAGCGATCAGATCATTGGCTGCCATGGCCGGCCCTGCCATGGTGACAAGCAGCAGTATCAGAATAAACGGACCGGTCAGCCGGCTTACCATGGTGTATCGCCCTCGTCAGATGGTGTTTCCCGTTCCTGGTATTGTTGCAGGAATTTGCGCCTCAACAGGCCGCCCGGATTATCGGGCACGCGCCGGAGCCATTGTTCCTGCCCCTGGGTCAGTGGAGAGGTGTCCAGTTCCGCCGGTGCCCTGGATACCTGTCCGTCGGCTTCCGAAGAGTCGGCATCACGCTGGCGGTGTTGATCGCCCTCCGCCTGGTTTTCCTGTTCGTCGCTTTGGCCGTTCTGCTGGCTATCCTGTGGCTCGTTGTTCTGCTGTCCATTCTGTTGATTATCCGGCTGGTTCTGCCCCGCCTGATCTGACGGGTCGCCGTCCTGGTTCTGGGTATCTGACCCATTCTGTGAGTTCTGCTGGTTACCCTGCTGCTGTTGATCGCCCTCCTGGTCTGACGATTCACTGCCGTCCCCGCTTGATTGGCTCTGTTGCTGCTCCAGCAGCTGTTTCACCAGGTCCCGGTTGAACAAGGCGTCTTCATGTCCAGGTTGCTTCGCCAGCACATTCTCGTAGGCCTTGAGGGCTTCTTCCAGCTTGCCGGCACGGGCCAGGGCGTTGCCGCGGTTGTAGCTTGCCCTGGGTGTGTCTTCGCTGGCGAACGTGCCCGCTGCGGACTCATAGTCACCTGAGCGATAGAGTGCGCTACCACGCCACTGGGGATTGTCGAGAACCTTGGCTGCCCGTTCCGGGTCTTCTTCGATCAGCGCGGGCGCACGCTGATCCTCCCGGGACCAAAGGGCGTCCCAGTCCACGGCCATTGCGGGACGAGGGGTGAGGGGCAGAAGTGTTAGCAGTACCGCCACCATGGCACCGCGACGCCAGCCGAGCAATGCCAGTGGTGCGGCCAGCCACAATAGCCAGTAGCCATCATCCTGCCAGCGGTTGACCATCAGGTCGCGCTCGCTGTCTTCCCAGTTGTCCGAGTCGATGGGGCGCAGTTCCAGGGCGCGGATGTCCTCGTCCGTAATGGTCAGGCTATGACTGTCTCCACCATTGCTCTCCGCCAGTTCCGCCATGGCTGAGGGGTCCGCATGGGTAATCACGATGTCGCCGCCGTCACGAATGAACCCTTGGCGCGCCAGTGGTATTGGGCCGCCCTCTGAGGTGCCAACGGTCAGAGTGCTGAGTATGAACCGGCTATCCGTCATGGCGTCGTTGATGCGGGTAAGGTAGCGCTCGTCCACATTGTCTGCAATCAGTAACAGTCGTCCGGTTCCGGGGGCGCCCTGTTCCAGCAGGTCAAGGCCACGTTGTACGCCGAGGTCGGTTCGGTTTCCCGCAGCGGGCATGATCACCGGTTCGAGTACCTCCAACATGCCCTCGATGGTATTGCTGTCATCCGTCAACGGTGTGACCGCATGAGCGTCCGCGGCATAGACCACCAGGGCCGTCAGGCTGCCCTCCCGCGCCTTCAGGATATCGCGAATCTTGCGCTTGGCCATGGTCAGACGGTCGGGTTCTACATCAGTGGCAAGCATCGATAGCGATAAATCCAGTACGATGACGAGACTATCATTCTGCTGTTGCAGTGGCGTGGGCGCTTTGCGCCACGACGGGCCGGCAAGGGCAACGGCAAGCACCATGATGGCGGCAACGACCGGCAACACGGGCGAGCGTTTTTGACCGCCAGCAGTACCAGACTGACTGATCAATGGGCGCAGCAGTTGCGGCGGTATCACGCGGCTCCAGCCACTGTCGCTCTGGCGGACCCGTTTAAACACCAGCGGCAGGACAAGGGCCACAAGAAGTAAAAGTAGCCACAGTGGGCGCAGGAAGTGAAAATCAGCCATGGTTCCCTCCCCGTGCGTTGTTTCTGGTCTCAAGCCGGTTGCTGGCTACTCTGGCGCTCTGGAGTAGCAGCCAGATCAGGACTGCAATCCCGGCGGGCCAGACGTACAGTTCAGTCACCGGTCGATAGTGCTTGCCTTCCAGTTCGATGGGTTCAAGCTGGTTGATACTTTCATAGATCAGTTCCAGTTCAGGCAGGCTGCGGGCCCGGAAGTACTCACCGCCGGTCTGCTGGGCGATTCGCGTCAGCAAACCTTCATCAAGGTCGCGGGATGGGTTGACCCGGCGGGAGCCGAGCAACCCACGCTGAACCATGGTTTCGGCACCAATCCCGATCGTGTAGATGCGTACGCCGGCGGCTTTTGCAATCTCCGCCGCCTTGTCCGGCGCTATCTCACCAGCGGTGTTGGCGCCATCGGTCAGCAGGATCACCACGCGTTGCTCCTGGGGGCGATCACGAAGGCGCTTGACCGCCAGACCAAGGGCGTCGCCGATGGCTGTGGCCCGACCGGCCATGCCGATACCTGCCTCATGCAGCAGCGTGCGAACGGTGGCGAGGTCAAAGGTCAGCGGCGCCTGGATATAGGGTTCCGTACCGAACAACAGCAGTCCCAGGCGGTCA
It encodes:
- the ccmI gene encoding c-type cytochrome biogenesis protein CcmI, with translation MTQTFWLTAAVLIVLALAFVVAPLFLHRSGRRAEMDLRNQNLLAYRSRMAELDREFDAGALDEESYQQLREELAGSMLDDVPDAERGVIDSPDRARGGKSAIVIAIASLAVIPAAAVFLYGQWGAMDDVEQFRAMQEMMAADSDRVGQMQELTAQLRERLEDNPENTDGWAMLGRSYMRIEQYEDAAWAFERLAKSIEDDESGKAVAWGLSAQAAFFLSEGDLNPAVSNAIEKARSLNPDEVNSLGLLGIHAFSQQNFEEAIRYWERIVSVAPNHPQIASIRQGIEQAYQRLGREMPQEQPPEVSGAGVTVRVEIDEAFQGEIPDDTTLFVLARRANVQSGPPLAVARLSAGQLPMEIRLDDRFNMSANAKLSEAGEVRLQARLSRSGNARPQAGDWQGEVDQPVPVGEGENEPVTLVIDTQLVQ
- a CDS encoding BatD family protein, with product MVSRLTGPFILILLLVTMAGPAMAANDLIAEPDRTRLYEGEVLTLSVKGSTKIDINLGNLFDFDLSNLPKPDIEKVEGDFEILARNQQYSIRTVNNEMMGEITWTYQLAPKKTGKLTIPSLSFRDARSAPVAIKVISGTPPDQEPDAERDSFIELAADKEEVYVQEQLVFTIKLFFTGNLIRGELSEPEHPNAIVESLGKQNEYTRYRDGVRYRVVERRYALFPQREGQLSLQPIRFEGQARNEQGQLKFLRDSANLFDITVKGVPAGFSGDTWLPARTLELDQSGLPRNQNLTAGQNLTRSLTMRAEGLPAESLPPFPEQTPDSIRAYPEKPERTTTPGPDGLASTLTQTTALVPVQPGKLTLPEIRIPWWDTESDSEKVAVIPAHTLVVEGIPGQIDSVPDKLEDASEAGTKPNNDPISNEPDGESGVGFWPLATLTVLAGWLITLAAWWYSRRRTSAGKVVASQGDNREKGLFRDLCEAAQAGSPKTTDRLVRWMSQRHPERTFQSVTDVNRFLDDTELAAEIEQLQQRLFGTPGESATSEPWQGERLVAALIRVRGTASESAPGDQLPPLYPQGLSTSR
- a CDS encoding VWA domain-containing protein produces the protein MADFHFLRPLWLLLLLVALVLPLVFKRVRQSDSGWSRVIPPQLLRPLISQSGTAGGQKRSPVLPVVAAIMVLAVALAGPSWRKAPTPLQQQNDSLVIVLDLSLSMLATDVEPDRLTMAKRKIRDILKAREGSLTALVVYAADAHAVTPLTDDSNTIEGMLEVLEPVIMPAAGNRTDLGVQRGLDLLEQGAPGTGRLLLIADNVDERYLTRINDAMTDSRFILSTLTVGTSEGGPIPLARQGFIRDGGDIVITHADPSAMAELAESNGGDSHSLTITDEDIRALELRPIDSDNWEDSERDLMVNRWQDDGYWLLWLAAPLALLGWRRGAMVAVLLTLLPLTPRPAMAVDWDALWSREDQRAPALIEEDPERAAKVLDNPQWRGSALYRSGDYESAAGTFASEDTPRASYNRGNALARAGKLEEALKAYENVLAKQPGHEDALFNRDLVKQLLEQQQSQSSGDGSESSDQEGDQQQQGNQQNSQNGSDTQNQDGDPSDQAGQNQPDNQQNGQQNNEPQDSQQNGQSDEQENQAEGDQHRQRDADSSEADGQVSRAPAELDTSPLTQGQEQWLRRVPDNPGGLLRRKFLQQYQERETPSDEGDTPW
- a CDS encoding VWA domain-containing protein; this encodes MLSLAFPWALLLALVPLIIRLRKRSAQAVEAPVFPVGHWLSDLPGVSRSGSHTPLWQQLALLLIWLLLVVALARPQHVGEQVQLPVSGRDLLLAVDISPSMDEQDMVIQGRSINRLQAVKRVLDDFVQRRKGDRLGLLLFGTEPYIQAPLTFDLATVRTLLHEAGIGMAGRATAIGDALGLAVKRLRDRPQEQRVVILLTDGANTAGEIAPDKAAEIAKAAGVRIYTIGIGAETMVQRGLLGSRRVNPSRDLDEGLLTRIAQQTGGEYFRARSLPELELIYESINQLEPIELEGKHYRPVTELYVWPAGIAVLIWLLLQSARVASNRLETRNNARGGNHG